A section of the Leptotrichia sp. HSP-342 genome encodes:
- a CDS encoding YeiH family protein, whose amino-acid sequence MNKKIIFYAGCVIALILPLIKSVHAFASGISLLMGIVLASFAIIIVPKNLGEIRKLTLNSAVVFFGFGLSISKVVAVGSKGIFQTAISLIVVISIGLILAKIFKMEKKLSQLIVFGTAICGGSAIAATSPVIEASDEDIALSTGIVFILNTVALFLFAFFINYFKLNAEQTGIWTALSIHDTSSVVSAAAFHSTEALKIATIMKLTRTLWIIPIVIVLSILNKSENKKIKFPIFILFFILASIIATIINLPAIYNLLTQIGKMMLSLALYMIGTSLNIQTIKKMTGKNFLYGVTLWIFSIISGYMIIMFL is encoded by the coding sequence ATGAATAAAAAAATAATATTTTATGCGGGATGTGTAATTGCATTAATACTTCCATTAATTAAAAGTGTTCACGCTTTTGCTTCGGGAATATCTCTTCTTATGGGAATTGTTTTAGCAAGTTTTGCTATAATCATTGTTCCAAAAAATTTAGGGGAAATACGAAAACTTACGCTAAATTCAGCTGTCGTGTTTTTTGGATTTGGACTTAGCATAAGCAAGGTTGTTGCTGTTGGAAGTAAAGGGATTTTTCAGACGGCAATTAGTTTGATTGTAGTTATAAGTATCGGGTTGATTTTGGCAAAAATTTTTAAAATGGAAAAGAAGTTATCACAATTAATTGTGTTTGGGACTGCGATTTGCGGTGGAAGTGCTATTGCGGCAACTTCTCCAGTAATTGAGGCTTCTGATGAGGATATTGCCTTGTCTACTGGGATAGTATTTATTTTAAATACAGTCGCATTATTTCTTTTTGCATTTTTTATTAATTATTTTAAGTTAAATGCTGAACAAACTGGAATATGGACTGCACTAAGCATACATGATACAAGTTCGGTAGTATCAGCTGCAGCTTTTCACAGCACAGAAGCCTTGAAAATAGCCACAATTATGAAACTTACAAGAACACTTTGGATTATTCCAATAGTTATTGTTCTTAGTATTTTAAATAAATCTGAAAATAAAAAAATTAAATTTCCGATTTTTATATTATTTTTTATTTTAGCTTCAATTATTGCAACAATAATAAATTTACCAGCAATTTACAATTTACTTACTCAAATAGGGAAAATGATGCTGTCTCTTGCACTTTATATGATTGGAACGTCATTAAATATTCAGACTATAAAAAAAATGACTGGGAAAAATTTTTTGTATGGTGTTACTCTCTGGATTTTTTCGATAATTTCAGGGTATATGATAATTATGTTTTTATAA
- the pgeF gene encoding peptidoglycan editing factor PgeF → MFIEKKNYYYIEEFEKYGITAVYTKKIAGNMSDYCPIENQIEGIQKKNREKLLEELNLTDKQEVMAFQTHSNNVKIIDEDTTKYYYEKEKDIDGFLTKRKDIAIFTFYADCLPIFVYDKENQVIGAWHSGWPGTFKEIMKSGLLEMQKNYGTQVENVIMALGIGIGQKDYEVGNEFYDKFVEKFGKSNREIVEKSFWFNEKTGKYHFDNTKFNELMALKLGIKQENLIVATESTFDEKFYSYRKEGKNAGRATAMISFK, encoded by the coding sequence ATGTTTATAGAAAAGAAAAATTATTATTATATTGAAGAGTTTGAAAAATACGGTATTACAGCGGTTTATACAAAAAAAATTGCTGGAAATATGTCTGATTATTGCCCAATTGAAAATCAAATAGAAGGTATCCAGAAAAAAAATCGTGAAAAGTTATTAGAAGAGCTGAATCTAACAGATAAACAGGAAGTAATGGCTTTTCAGACACATTCTAACAATGTAAAAATTATTGATGAGGATACAACGAAATATTATTATGAAAAAGAGAAAGATATTGATGGATTTCTGACAAAAAGGAAAGATATTGCTATTTTTACGTTTTATGCGGATTGCTTGCCGATTTTTGTATATGATAAGGAAAATCAGGTTATAGGAGCGTGGCATTCAGGATGGCCGGGGACATTTAAGGAAATAATGAAATCTGGACTTTTGGAAATGCAAAAAAATTATGGGACGCAAGTAGAGAATGTGATAATGGCGTTAGGAATTGGGATTGGGCAGAAAGATTATGAAGTTGGAAATGAATTTTATGATAAGTTTGTAGAAAAATTTGGGAAAAGTAACAGAGAAATTGTGGAAAAATCATTTTGGTTTAATGAAAAAACAGGAAAGTATCATTTTGACAATACAAAATTTAATGAACTTATGGCACTCAAACTTGGGATAAAACAGGAAAATTTGATTGTAGCAACTGAAAGTACATTTGATGAAAAATTTTATTCTTATAGAAAGGAGGGAAAAAATGCTGGAAGGGCTACAGCAATGATTAGTTTTAAATAA
- the cbiB gene encoding adenosylcobinamide-phosphate synthase CbiB, with product MNLLIKIWIAFVLDLIFGDPEKITHPVQIIGKMITFLEKKLYVKKGSFIGGAVLGILVVASTFLVMYGFVKLTKIVKVLQIFEIYLMYTVFSVKSLAREGKRVYKILKLGNLKVAREKLSYLVSRDTEKMDKVMIIRSTMETISENMVDGVIAPMFYMFVGGLPFAMAYKAINTLDSMVGYKNEKYAKFGTFSAKLDDVVNFIPARISGIFITAASYILRYNYKNAWKIFKRDRKNHASPNSGHSESAVAGALGVQFGGKVSYFGKEVEKPIIGDKKKEFRLEDIKKNILLMYVTSFVAIFCFSIIYLIVNGMFNSVFNSIVYFILYFFVNMLL from the coding sequence ATGAATCTTTTAATAAAAATATGGATTGCATTTGTTTTGGACTTGATTTTTGGAGATCCAGAGAAAATTACACATCCAGTCCAGATTATTGGTAAAATGATTACATTTTTAGAGAAAAAATTATACGTGAAAAAAGGTAGCTTTATTGGTGGAGCAGTTTTAGGTATTTTAGTAGTTGCAAGTACATTTTTAGTAATGTATGGATTTGTGAAATTGACAAAAATTGTAAAAGTTTTGCAGATTTTTGAAATTTATTTGATGTATACGGTATTTTCAGTAAAATCACTGGCTCGTGAAGGGAAAAGAGTTTATAAGATTTTAAAATTAGGAAACTTGAAAGTCGCAAGAGAAAAATTGTCTTATTTGGTTTCAAGAGATACTGAAAAGATGGATAAAGTTATGATTATTAGAAGTACAATGGAAACTATTTCGGAAAATATGGTGGATGGCGTGATTGCACCGATGTTTTATATGTTTGTGGGTGGACTTCCGTTTGCGATGGCCTATAAGGCAATAAATACACTTGATTCAATGGTTGGGTACAAAAATGAGAAATATGCAAAGTTTGGTACATTTTCAGCAAAATTAGACGATGTGGTAAACTTCATTCCAGCTAGAATTTCTGGTATTTTTATAACAGCAGCAAGCTATATTTTGAGATACAATTACAAAAATGCATGGAAAATATTTAAAAGAGACAGAAAAAATCACGCAAGTCCAAATTCAGGACATTCAGAAAGTGCAGTAGCAGGAGCATTGGGAGTACAGTTTGGCGGAAAAGTTTCATATTTTGGAAAAGAAGTGGAAAAACCGATAATAGGGGATAAGAAAAAGGAATTTAGATTAGAAGATATTAAAAAAAATATACTATTAATGTATGTTACAAGTTTTGTAGCGATATTCTGTTTTTCTATAATTTATTTGATTGTAAATGGAATGTTTAATAGTGTATTTAATTCCATTGTATATTTTATATTGTATTTTTTTGTTAATATGCTTTTATAG
- a CDS encoding 2,3-butanediol dehydrogenase, which translates to MATMKAARWHNRKDVKVEDIEIPEITRENQIKIAVKYAGICGSDLHEYLGGPIFIPADKPHPYTGEKAPITMGHEFCGEVVEIGSGITKFKVGDRVTVEPILAKNGLIGKYNLDPNLNFIGLAGGGGGFSEFVVVNEDQAHKLPDEIDYEQGALTEPAAVAVYAVRQSRFNTGDTAAVFGCGPIGLLIIDALRASGATEIYAVEVSPERQEIARKLGAIIVDPTKVNSVEYIKEKTNGGVNVSYEVTGVPAVLQQSLEAAEKDGELMVVSIWETEAPIQPNEVVIQERTIKGVIAYRDVFPKTLELMKQGYFSKDLLVTKRIKLEDIVTEGFEALVKEKSQVKILVSPK; encoded by the coding sequence ATGGCAACAATGAAAGCTGCAAGATGGCACAATAGAAAAGATGTAAAAGTAGAAGACATTGAAATACCAGAAATCACAAGAGAAAATCAAATTAAAATCGCAGTAAAATATGCTGGAATCTGTGGTAGTGATTTACATGAATATCTAGGAGGACCTATTTTCATTCCAGCCGATAAGCCACATCCATATACTGGAGAAAAAGCCCCAATTACAATGGGACACGAATTTTGCGGAGAAGTTGTAGAAATAGGAAGTGGAATTACAAAATTTAAAGTTGGAGACAGAGTTACAGTTGAGCCGATTCTAGCAAAAAATGGGTTGATTGGAAAATATAATTTGGATCCTAATTTGAACTTTATTGGACTTGCAGGCGGAGGTGGAGGTTTCTCTGAATTTGTAGTTGTAAATGAAGATCAGGCTCACAAACTTCCTGATGAAATTGACTATGAACAAGGAGCATTGACAGAGCCTGCGGCTGTAGCTGTTTATGCAGTTAGACAAAGCAGATTTAATACTGGTGATACTGCAGCAGTATTTGGATGTGGTCCAATCGGACTTCTCATAATTGATGCATTAAGAGCTTCTGGAGCAACAGAAATCTATGCTGTGGAAGTTTCACCTGAAAGACAGGAAATTGCCAGAAAATTAGGTGCGATAATTGTTGATCCCACAAAAGTGAACTCTGTTGAATACATAAAAGAAAAAACAAATGGAGGAGTGAATGTTTCATACGAAGTTACAGGAGTTCCAGCAGTATTGCAGCAATCTCTTGAAGCCGCTGAGAAAGATGGAGAGCTTATGGTTGTGAGCATCTGGGAAACAGAAGCCCCTATTCAACCTAACGAAGTGGTAATTCAAGAAAGAACAATAAAAGGGGTTATCGCGTATCGTGATGTATTCCCTAAAACATTGGAACTAATGAAACAAGGATATTTCTCAAAAGATTTATTAGTAACAAAAAGAATTAAATTAGAAGATATTGTAACTGAAGGATTTGAAGCTCTTGTAAAAGAAAAGAGCCAAGTTAAAATTTTAGTATCACCTAAATAA
- the murA gene encoding UDP-N-acetylglucosamine 1-carboxyvinyltransferase yields MVDGFRIKGKTPLNGVIKVSGAKNAALPIIIATLVAKGEYILKNVPNLRDIRVTMRLLEDLGMETEKLDDNTYKIVNNGFKRTEASYEIVKQMRASFLVMGPMIANLDEAVVSLPGGCAIGSRPVDLHLKGFEMLGAEITRVHGYVHAKADKLKGAEIPLGFPSVGATQNIMMAAVKTPGKTVISNAAREPEIVDLGNFLNKMGAKITGLGTPTIEIEGVEELHAVEYSIMPDRIEAGTYVIASLVTEGNLKIQNARLDDLGVFKSELEAMGAKFEQNGDILTVIGKVKDLKPSKIKTLPHPGFPTDMQPQMMLLQTLVNGGSSMEETVFENRFMHVPEFNRMGADITIKHGVAFINGGLPLTGAEVMSSDLRAGVALVLAALAADGETIVNRVYHIDRGYDKLELKLNTVGAQIERVKLDI; encoded by the coding sequence GTGGTTGATGGATTTAGAATAAAAGGAAAAACACCATTAAATGGAGTAATTAAAGTAAGCGGAGCTAAAAATGCTGCACTTCCAATAATTATAGCGACACTTGTTGCAAAAGGTGAATACATTTTAAAAAATGTGCCAAATTTACGTGATATAAGAGTAACAATGAGATTGCTTGAAGATTTGGGAATGGAAACTGAAAAATTAGATGACAATACTTACAAAATTGTAAATAATGGATTTAAAAGAACAGAAGCAAGCTATGAAATCGTAAAACAAATGAGAGCATCATTTTTAGTAATGGGACCAATGATTGCAAATTTAGATGAAGCAGTTGTTTCACTGCCTGGAGGATGTGCGATTGGTTCAAGACCTGTTGATTTGCATTTAAAAGGTTTTGAAATGTTGGGAGCGGAGATTACAAGAGTTCATGGATATGTTCATGCAAAAGCAGATAAATTAAAAGGTGCTGAAATTCCTTTAGGTTTTCCAAGTGTAGGAGCTACCCAGAATATTATGATGGCAGCAGTAAAAACTCCTGGGAAAACTGTTATTTCAAATGCTGCAAGAGAGCCTGAAATTGTTGATTTAGGAAACTTCTTGAATAAAATGGGAGCAAAAATTACAGGATTAGGAACTCCTACTATTGAAATTGAAGGAGTTGAAGAACTTCACGCTGTGGAATATTCAATTATGCCAGATAGAATTGAGGCAGGAACTTATGTGATAGCTTCATTAGTTACAGAAGGAAATTTAAAAATTCAAAATGCAAGACTTGATGATTTAGGAGTGTTTAAATCTGAATTAGAAGCAATGGGAGCAAAATTTGAACAGAATGGAGATATCCTAACTGTAATAGGAAAAGTAAAAGATTTAAAGCCATCAAAAATAAAAACCTTACCACATCCAGGATTCCCAACAGATATGCAGCCTCAAATGATGTTGCTTCAAACTCTTGTAAATGGTGGAAGTTCAATGGAAGAAACTGTATTTGAAAACAGATTTATGCACGTGCCAGAATTTAACAGAATGGGGGCAGATATTACAATAAAACATGGAGTAGCTTTTATAAATGGAGGATTGCCATTAACAGGTGCAGAAGTGATGTCTTCAGATTTGAGAGCAGGAGTAGCGCTAGTTTTGGCGGCACTTGCAGCAGATGGTGAAACAATTGTAAATAGAGTTTACCACATAGACAGAGGATATGATAAATTAGAATTAAAATTAAATACCGTTGGTGCTCAAATTGAAAGAGTTAAACTTGACATATAA